Within Malus domestica chromosome 04, GDT2T_hap1, the genomic segment TCACCTTGTCTTACATCGGCCAATTTAAAAACAGTTGTGCCCTAGCAACTATTGGTATTAAATCCCATTTTGAAACCGCTACTATGTAATTGTTGCAATTCTATCAGCAGTCCTTTGTGAACAAGCCATTCTCCCTGTCATAAGTTATTGTTCTTGACCAGCAGCTAATCAACCATTGCAAAAGCAGCCCACGTTCCTCCATCGAACGGTCCCACATGCACTTTACATGCAGGGCAGGAAGGCACAATAGTTACCTACCTGTTGTTTTCTAAAGGAAAAGCAACACAGACCATCATGTAACATGCCTATACAGGATATATTGGGCTTTGTCAGAAACATGAAGAACCAACAACAACGAATCCTGGActaagttgttttcttagttataTTGATCACATTATGTATCCTATCCTATTACAGTGAAAGGGTTGCATAAAGTATTTCCACTTTGTGTACTTGAGGAGAAGACCCCCAAGCTCCTCATGCAAGTGCCATTCAAATTAGTTCAATATGAGCCATATAAGTGTTGTTTCTGCTAAAACTTTGTTACAAAGACGTATTTATGATACTAAAATTTGGTGTCCTTTGCCATTACAATTTTGTCCTTTTTCCTTCCGCTCCTCCTTTCAAAACTAAGCAATCCCATTCCTTAGTGCATTCAGCTACTTGGGTTTCTCCTCCGCCTCCTCGTTCCCCAATTGCTTAACCTCCTTATTTCATTCCCTAACTATAATTCCCTCATGAATTAAAAGCCTTGCCCTCCTTGTTTACTAATTTCTTCCCATGAGTCTGTAAAACATTTGAGAATCCTGCTTATACTCTCTATTCCAAGGAAACAAGTTCCTCTTAGTGTAGGATATCCTAAATAATCACCGAGGACCCACAAGAAAGTTTTCACCGGTTTTGTCTCGAAACTTGCTATGAATAAAATATGATTCCCTGAGGTCTTAATcacaaattgaaaattaaaagttcTATAAAGACTATGGTTTTATCAAGTTTTTCCTGAAAATGCTCCATACCTCACATTTTTCTTTCCAGAGACAAGATAATAAGTTGTTAGGTCTATTGTTGAAGTGACTTTCGTCAACAACAAGAATTTTTCGCCCTAAGTTCCAACAGATATTCAGAAACAAAAGATACAAAAACATATAATCACAACCACTCAAGTAAAAACTGTACAATTCCAATGGCAGGCCAAAAAAGATAGATTTTCAATTTGATTTTCTCTATACAAACAAACTAATCCAGAAAACAAGAATGATTGTTATTAAAGCTGCACTTAATATCAGAAAAGGCAACACTCAAGTACAATATAAATCAAATCCACATCCTTCTTTCGTAAGTTCGTAACTATAACATTCTTCTGAAGATATTATTTGTcaggaaaacagaaacaaattaGAAGCTGAACACGGAAaacggaagaaaaaaaaaatcaaaattagtAGCATAACCAGTTCCTAAACAGAAATTTAAGACTATTCCACCAAATCCATCACAAACAAACACAGTAACACACTCATATAATTCGACGAAAGGCTACCCtcataaaaaccctaattgaatTCAAAAATTGGTAGCGCAAATTAGAATCGAAATGTATCTAAACATTCTACTGCACAAATATCTGTCTTTTCAATCAACAGATGACCAACCCAGAAGCATTCTCACAAATTAACAAACACCCATCACAGAATTACaccaaaaactcaaactttACACAAGACAGAGAAAATTACCTCTTAATAACATAACTACAGGGCTTATAGAGCTTCTGCTTCGAATCCGAAAGAATATGGAGGTGACAAAAGCTCGTCATTGCCATGGCCTTCGTCTTGCACTCTTTAAAAGCGCATTGCAGTTTCTTTTTCGAATCGAAGTCGGCCGCAGGACCGccattgttgttgttattgttctCATCAGTTCCTTCAGCAACCCCAGCGGCGTCTCTCTCGCTCCTGTACTCTTCTTTGTAAGGGCTGACGCCGTACTTCCACCAGTACTCCCTGTACCAAATCCTGAGATCCTCCATGAGGGCCCAGTAGTGGGCTTTATAGCATTTGATGAGTTGCTTGAGGAGGTAGGAACGGCGGCGGAGGAGCTGTTCGCGCGTGATGTGGGAGGCGCGTGAGAGGGCGATTTCTTCTTGGAAGGGTGGGATAGGAGGGATTGTAGAGGTAGAAGGGTTAGGGATTAGGGTTTCAGGGATGGGATTGAGGGTTATGGGGTTCTTGGGAGGTTTGTAGCAAGAGGGAGCATGAGTCTTGGAACCAGAGGCAGCCATGGGAGGAGGGATGTGGGGGAGAGGGGGGTAAGGGTTGTTTGGCTGTGCGTGTGTTTGAGAGAGTCGGAAACAACTTCTGGCCCTAATAAAAGGCATAAAAAAATGGTGGTTTAACGAACGgtttattttactatttattacatatttattcattttcattaaaattgaagtttttttttcttcactttttgttagtttttcttaaaaaaaaaaagagtaaactgtcggtttaccccctgaactttcacctcactttcgatttcccccctgaacttttccattggaaaattaaggactcaaactaatttttttagccaatttaccccctaccgttagtttttcatatatttcatccatatttccgttaagtgagaccatgtgcacaacatgtgagggtagttaagttatttcactcttaaaaatgattaaaaaactgaaaataataaaaaaaacaaaactttccctctattttttctcgctaattcctatcctcgattttatttttccctctcattcctatgcatgagaaatgacatatggtgttattgtctaccatttttattttctctaacaaattaataatttgacaaatgctaatggtgctattgtctccaaagcagtgcattaatataagaaaccctagtcttttttatggacatgtttcttatattaatgcactgctttggagacaataacatcatgagcatttgtcaaattattaatttgttagagaaaataaaaattgtagtacatgcttcaaaaaaaagattaacttagctacttatgaagacaataacaccatatgttatttctcatgcataggaatgagagggaaaattaaaattgaggataggaattagcgggaaaaaatagagggaaaattattattattatttattttcagtttttaatcatttttaaattgaaatgacttaactatcctcacatgttatgcacatggtctcacttaacggaaatatggatggaatatatgaaaaactaacggtagggggcaaattggctaaaaaaattagtttgagtccttaattttccaatagaaaagttcaggggggaaatcgaaagtgaggtgaaagttcaggaggtaaaccgacagtttacccaaaaaaaaaagataaagcaAAAAAGGAAACCAATGGTCCAATAGTTGAAACAAATTTCAGCCTCATATTCTATACAACATGTTTTAGTTTGATTTCGTACTTCGTACGCTAGTGATATACAAGATAGTGGCTAAAAGTCAAATTACTCTCCAAATTTTTCTCCCAAACCCAATCCAACCcaagggaaaattttgggctaaatgctaaatgTTAAACCAATGCCAAATTCCCCCAAAATTTAGCCCAGAaattggaatttaaaattttcgatatttatcgaaatttaaatttttttagattaaaatgtttataaaattaatttacgataagCTTCAATTCTTAACAAGAATCTTGTAAGTTTGAAATCTCATAATTATTCATAGCAACCGTCTTTATATTTGGATCATGAGATTTTGGAAGTTGGAGGTGAGCCGCTAAAAAAAGGACCTTGAATTCTTAGACATTTCAATCTGTTGTACATTTATAAAGTTTTTTAAACAATCATTAGTTTATCATTAAATCGTGCTCTAGACCATTAATGATCAACATTAAGCTAAAGATTTCAAGAGAATAAAGAACAATAAAACCTTATTGACGAATGTAATAAATTTAATAGCGTCAATTGACTCTATTTTGTTGTTCTTAGAATCAACATCACAATCACGAATATTATAATCAACAATGAttcaataataaattattgaaaaataaaatataaattcacAATTTTGATTACCTCAAATTATAATCTTCAAGACCATGTGATAGTTAAATCACAATCTTTCTGGCGTTTGTGAATTTCACGATAGTGGTCATAAGAGACTGAAATGTTTTTGTGAGTCTTTTCGATCTTTGAAATAATGGACTGTCGTGGCGAAGCCACCAAttagtcatttaaaaaaaaaagatttaggTTTTACTACTTTATAAGTTGAAGAGGAAGGCAAAATATGATATGTGTTTTTTCTATCCGACCCTTTTTTATGATTTTGTTGatctttgttattttttattggagGGTCATTAATTCTATGTggaataaatttgaaaaagagtAAAAAACAACTGACTAAAGTGCAACTCCGAGTATAAAACTGCACACAAGAAAAAAGAGGCAGACCATCtccattgcattcacaactcAATTATAGTGTGTCGCGTCCCGGTCTGGGTACGCACTACATTTCGGGTACGAtttcaccgtagcacgatattgtctatTTTGGGctctgaccacgccctcacagttttgtttatgggaactcataCGAAAACTTttcagtgggtcatccatcctgggattgctctctcacgaactcgcttaacttcggagttccgatgaaacccgaagccaataaACTTCCAAAAGACATCGTGTTATAGGAGGTgggtatgtacatataaggcatatcacCCCCTCTCCATTAGTCGATGTGATATGTTACATGGTGTCCCTTAGATTTTtgatgtacatataaggcacatcaagaggtcgcacttggtgcgatggcaagtgcctttgcccatgagcggtagatctcgagttcgagacttgggagcagcctcttcataaatgggggtaaggctagccgatattcacctctcccagaccctgcgtaaaatgggagccttgtgcactgggtacggcATTTTATCTGTAGGACATAAATTTGAGGCCCCTGAGATTGAGGGCCCTAAGTTATTGCCTTACCAAGTTACCCTTACAAGTTACAATCGGGCCTCCCGACCCTAAAATCGAGATTACCACACCGAAAAACATAGTGGTGATGACAGTGGTGTATTCACGATTCAACATTGGAGGAACCTAGAGGTCTAAGGGTTTTAATAGAAACTGAGAGCGAAAcgcgtaaaaaaaaaatatttagctTATTCATTAAGTTATTTTGTCGAATATTTAATAGGTTTGTTATTATCCATCAAACAATGTTGCACACATGTCATCAAATATCAACATAAGCCGAAGCAATATAATGAGTGTTATAAAAAAACTAGTCGAGTGCTCTTGATACAACCTGTCTATATCTATATGTATTTTATGCTTATGTGAGTTTGtagttaataaaaaataatttactaACATGAGATTTTATTTAATTgtaacttatttttattttactttgtgAACTTTTTCTATCTCAAAAACCATAATGTTTCAATCAAATTAGAATGCATGAGATGTGTTGACGTTTAAAAGATTATAACTCGTAAAATgtttaatgttttttatttaagtgttgaATAGACTTAAATCGATTGAGTCAAACTGAATCAAACCAATTAAAACCAATTTAGTTTGATTTGATTTCAATAATAGTACcaatcaataccaaaccaaacgTAATCTCTCAAcgataaacgatattatctatactaagggggaCAATAAACTTAGTCTCACAATAGGGTAACAATAATGTgtttcaaattcacctttgatgagaatcaaatttaagtcctctcatttacaaataaagaagaatatcactaaactTATTACCGAATCCAAATTGAATCCCCACTAGAAATGACGGGtacctaatttttttcttatcaatTCCCCTAAAAAACTGAGACTGTCCGAAACCGAACCCAACATAAACCTTTCGCACACTCTCTCTCGTTTACGCTTTCCCTAGTTGAAAAGCTTCCGCCCTTCGCTCTGTGGCCCTTGAAGCTAAATCTAGGGTTTTTCTCTCAAATCGCAGACCTCGATCGGCCCTTGCTCCGGTGAGCGGCACGTACCTCGAACCAAGCGGGTCGTCtccttttgtttcttcttcaacTGGGTTATCTTTATCTTTCTGAATTTCAGGCTGCGAATCGGATTTGCTTTCCCGAAAAGCTGATTGAAACGAAGGATTATCAATTCAAAAGTTCTTCTGCAAAATTCTTGGTGCTGCATTCTTGGAGTCCATAGCCCttcaaagaagaagagagtGGAGGTGTGGACAAGCACCAATCGAATTTGGTAGGGTTCTTGGATTATCCCGGTGCTATCCTTCAGGTATTAGCAGTAAATTTGGGAAATTTCGTTGTGTATGTTCAATTTTGGCTATTGGGTTCTGATGATGCCCTTTGTTTGGTTAGAGATATAATCAGTTCTGAAGTAGAAGAAAGGAACAATGGCGATAGCGGCCCCTGGGCAGCTCAACCTCAACGAGGTCCCTTCATGGGGTTCCAGAAGCGTCGACTGCTTCGAGAAACTGGAACAAATTGGCGAGGGAACCTATGGGTTAGTTCAATTCAAAGCATCTCGATACTCCAATTTTCAGTTGTATTAATATTTTTTCAGTAGTGTCAGTTTTGGGCTATAGTTTGGGGCATCTTTGATTCTGTTGTTTCTGGTTTGATGTTTTGACAGATAATTTGATGTTTGGTCAGTGAACTTTAATTGTAAAAGTTAATATTGCAATTTGCTCCATTTTTTTGTAGGTCTCATATGGGTATTGATTATCGACAACAAATATATAAACAGAGTTGTTATTGTACTTTGACCCTCACGGGGGAACTGAAATAGTTGTTTTTTGTTATGAACTTGCTACTGCAATGTCTTGATGAATGTGCGAAATAGATCTATTGAATAATGAGTCTGCTGATAAGGCATTACCACAATTTGTTCATTGTGCTAATTATACCTCATACATCACTAACAAGGCACTGCATGCTGTAGTCACCGGACAGGGGACAATAGTTATTGACATCCCAATGCCTTGGTAAAAGAAAGATCAAGATTTGGACACACACTGATATTTTCATTTGGAAAGCATTTTGATTTCTTGTGTCtgtcttatttttttattcactaAGTTGTAGAAGACATAACTATTCAAAATCTACAGGGCATTAGATATTTGATTTGTGTTGTTTCCACAACAGACGTAGTAAAGCTCTCTGTTTAGCACttaagttttttcttttgtgtttacCTCAACACATAAGTGTACTGAAATGTTGTTTACCAGTATATAATTTTACATGAATAGAACAGTGGCCCAAAATTACAACATCTTTCCTATTTCAACTTTTGGGTTAAGAAATCTATTCCTACCAAAGTGTATGTAGCTTTTCCTATAGTACCTCTGTTACTATGATATTATAAAGCCTCTTCTGAAGGAAACTTAAACGCagccacaacaacaacaacaacaacaacaacaaagccttttcccactaagtggggtcggatatatgaatcctagaacgccattgcgctcagttttgtgtcatatcctccgttagatccaagtactctaagt encodes:
- the LOC103435439 gene encoding uncharacterized protein; translated protein: MPFIRARSCFRLSQTHAQPNNPYPPLPHIPPPMAASGSKTHAPSCYKPPKNPITLNPIPETLIPNPSTSTIPPIPPFQEEIALSRASHITREQLLRRRSYLLKQLIKCYKAHYWALMEDLRIWYREYWWKYGVSPYKEEYRSERDAAGVAEGTDENNNNNNGGPAADFDSKKKLQCAFKECKTKAMAMTSFCHLHILSDSKQKLYKPCSYVIKSAQAITCGKPILRSTVPSLCTSHFQMNQKNIRKALKKAGLNNTLSSKFAPTFHVVLAECVSQIKAKRRTAQRARGKKVAVKEENAD